The following are encoded in a window of Castanea sativa cultivar Marrone di Chiusa Pesio chromosome 5, ASM4071231v1 genomic DNA:
- the LOC142634282 gene encoding trans-resveratrol di-O-methyltransferase-like, with product MDLVRGQRASELFQAQSHLYKHIFNFIGSMSLKCALQLGIPEIIHNHGKPITLPELISALQIHPTKAGFVNPLMRLLVHSGFFVTTRVHINQQEEEEEAYDLTPSSRILLKDNVTNLSPFLLAMLDPVLVSPWHFLESWFRGDKVTPFESAHGMGFWDYADQNPDFNDSFNKAMASDSGMMNLVVKDCKPVFEGLDTLVDVGGGTGTCARIISEAFPHLKCTVLELPHVVANLADNSNLNFVGGDMFQSIPSADAILLKLVLHALSDEDCVKVLKKCREAISNKGKKRKVIIIDIVIDEKKDEHEITSAKLFFDMLMMVVVTRRERHEKELEKLFLEAGFGHYKIKPLFGLRSLIEVYP from the exons ATGGATCTAGTTCGTGGTCAGAGAGCAAGTGAGTTGTTTCAAGCTCAATCTCATTTgtataaacatatatttaaCTTCATAGGTTCCATGTCACTTAAATGTGCCCTTCAGCTCGGCATACCAGAAATAATCCACAATCATGGGAAACCTATTACTCTACCTGAGTTGATTTCAGCGCTTCAAATTCATCCCACAAAAGCTGGTTTTGTGAACCCACTCATGCGCTTACTTGTGCACTCTGGTTTCTTTGTTACAACAAGAGTTCATATAAatcaacaagaagaagaagaagaagcatatgATCTCACACCTTCATCTAGGATCCTCCTCAAAGATAATGTCACCAACTTGTCACCATTTCTTCTGGCAATGCTTGACCCAGTTTTGGTTTCTCCATGGCACTTCTTGGAGAGTTGGTTTCGAGGGGACAAAGTCACACCATTTGAGAGCGCACATGGGATGGGCTTTTGGGACTATGCTGACCAAAACCCTGACTTTAATGATAGTTTCAATAAGGCAATGGCCAGTGATTCTGGAATGATGAACTTGGTTGTAAAAGACTGCAAGCCAGTTTTTGAGGGGTTGGATACACTGGTTGATGTTGGGGGTGGCACTGGGACATGCGCTAGGATCATTTCGGAGGCTTTCCCTCACTTGAAGTGCACAGTTTTGGAGCTTCCACATGTCGTAGCTAATTTGGCAGATAATTCGAACTTGAACTTTGTTGGAGGTGATATGTTTCAGTCTATCCCTTCCGCAGATGCCATTCTACTCAAG TTGGTTTTACACGCTTTGAGTGATGAAGATTGCGTGAAGGTACTAAAAAAATGCCGAGAAGCTATttcaaacaaaggaaaaaaaagaaaggtgatCATCATAGACATAGTGATTGATGAGAAGAAAGACGAGCATGAAATTACAAGCGCAAAACTCTTTTTTGACATGTTGATGATGGTTGTGGTTACTAGAAGAGAGAGACATGAGAAGGAATTGGAAAAACTATTCTTGGAGGCTGGTTTTGGTCACTACAAGATAAAACCCTTATTTGGTTTAAGGTCCCTTATTGAGGTTTATCCTTAG
- the LOC142636801 gene encoding uncharacterized protein LOC142636801 yields the protein MTFQKEYLDLFLVPSGLLIMFAYHLFLLHRYLNLPHTTIMGFENNDKKAWVERIMQIDKKDVGTALSVLSTNTSAATFLASVSLTLCSLIGAWIANSSTSFLKSELIYGDTRSSTMSIKYISLLICFLLAFSCFVQAARNFVHANYLISTPDSDIPVRYVEMAVIRGSDCWSLGLRALYCALNLLLWFFGPIPMFVCSILMVIVLHYLDTNTTLLHQHVSPSKQKAKRVVV from the exons atgacTTTCCAAAAGGAGTACCTTGATCTATTTTTGGTCCCAAGTGGGTTGCTCATCATGTTTGCATATCATCTCTTCCTTCTTCACAGATATCTTAATCTTCCTCACACCACAATAATGGGCTTTGAGAACAATGACAAAAAAGCATGGGTTGAAAGAATTATGCAG ATTGATAAAAAGGATGTTGGCACAGCTTTATCAGTGCTATCGACCAACACATCAGCAGCAACATTCTTGGCATCAGTCTCTCTAACTCTCTGTTCTCTCATTGGAGCTTGGATCGCAAATTCTTCCACTAGCTTCCTGAAGAGTGAGTTAATCTATGGAGACACAAGGTCATCTACCATGTCTATCAAGTACATAAGCCTCCTAATTTGCTTCCTCCTCGCTTTCTCGTGCTTCGTTCAGGCAGCAAGGAACTTTGTCCACGCAAACTATCTAATAAGCACCCCAGATAGTGACATACCTGTGAGATATGTGGAAATGGCAGTAATAAGGGGTAGTGATTGTTGGTCACTGGGACTAAGAGCACTTTATTGTGCTCTTAATTTGCTCCTGTGGTTTTTTGGGCCAATACCCATGTTTGTTTGTTCCATCCTTATGGTGATAGTCCTCCACTACCTTGACACAAATACTACTCTATTGCATCAGCATGTATCTCCTTCTAAACAGAAGGCCAAAAGGGTGGTTGTCTGA